Proteins found in one Cyanobium sp. ATX 6F1 genomic segment:
- a CDS encoding citrate synthase: MVVDASPQPAMGNGVVFRPGLEGVPATQSAICDIDGTQGLLTYRGYPLEELAAHSSFLETTHLLIWGELPNAEELRAFEREVQMHRRVSFRIRDMMKSFPSAGHPMDALQASAASLGLFYSRRALDNPEYIYGAVVRLIAKIPTMVAAFQLIRKGQDPIQPRDDLAYASNFLYMLTEQEPDPLAARIFDACLILHAEHSLNASTFSARVTASTLTDPYAVVASAVGTLAGPLHGGANEDVLTMLEEIGSEDQVEPWLDRAIAGKQKIMGFGHREYKVKDPRAVILQKLAEQLFDQFGHDPLYDLARKLEEVAAERLGPKGIYPNVDFYSGLVYRKLGIPEDLFTPIFAIARVAGWLAHWKEQLGANRIYRPTQIYTGSSRRAWAPINARPAIARS; encoded by the coding sequence ATGGTGGTCGACGCTTCCCCTCAGCCCGCCATGGGCAACGGAGTGGTTTTCCGCCCCGGGCTCGAGGGTGTGCCCGCCACCCAATCGGCCATCTGTGACATCGACGGCACCCAGGGCCTGCTCACCTACCGGGGCTACCCGCTTGAGGAGCTGGCGGCCCACAGCAGCTTCCTGGAAACCACCCACCTGCTGATCTGGGGTGAGTTGCCCAACGCCGAGGAACTGCGGGCCTTCGAGCGGGAGGTTCAGATGCACCGCCGGGTGAGCTTCCGCATCCGGGACATGATGAAGAGCTTCCCCTCGGCGGGCCATCCAATGGATGCGCTCCAGGCCAGTGCCGCCTCCCTTGGGCTGTTCTATTCCCGCCGCGCCCTCGACAACCCCGAATACATCTACGGGGCCGTGGTGCGGCTGATCGCCAAGATCCCAACGATGGTGGCGGCGTTCCAGCTGATCCGTAAGGGCCAGGATCCGATCCAGCCCCGAGACGACCTGGCCTATGCCTCCAACTTCCTCTACATGCTCACCGAGCAGGAGCCCGATCCCCTGGCGGCTCGGATTTTCGATGCCTGTCTGATTCTCCACGCCGAGCACAGCCTCAACGCCAGCACCTTCAGCGCCCGCGTCACCGCCAGCACCCTCACCGACCCCTACGCGGTGGTGGCTTCAGCCGTGGGCACCCTTGCCGGACCCCTGCACGGCGGCGCCAACGAAGACGTGCTGACGATGCTCGAGGAGATCGGCAGCGAAGACCAGGTGGAACCCTGGCTGGATCGGGCGATTGCCGGCAAGCAGAAGATCATGGGTTTCGGCCACCGCGAGTACAAGGTCAAGGACCCCCGCGCCGTGATCCTCCAGAAGCTGGCGGAGCAACTCTTCGACCAGTTCGGCCACGACCCGCTCTACGACCTGGCCCGCAAGTTGGAGGAGGTGGCCGCCGAGCGGCTGGGCCCGAAGGGCATCTACCCCAACGTGGATTTTTATTCCGGCCTCGTCTACCGCAAGCTCGGCATCCCCGAAGACCTGTTCACCCCGATTTTTGCCATCGCCCGGGTGGCCGGTTGGCTCGCCCATTGGAAGGAGCAGCTGGGGGCCAACCGCATCTACCGGCCCACGCAGATCTACACCGGTTCCAGCCGCCGGGCCTGGGCACCCATCAATGCCCGCCCGGCAATCGCCCGCTCCTGA
- the nuoH gene encoding NADH-quinone oxidoreductase subunit NuoH: protein MVPALAAVAPSAVVSAVGVVSPGLDLESSFSAALEGLGLTPAAARLLWLPLPMLLVLVAAVVGVLVTVWLERKISAAVQQRIGPEYAGALGVLQPIADGLKLLVKEDVIPAKADGLLFTLGPILVVVPVILSWLVVPFGQHLLISNVGVGIFLWISLSSIQPIGLLMSGYSSNNKYALLGGLRAAAQSISYEIPLALAVLAVVMMSNSLSTVDIVDQQNGAGILSWNIWRQPVGFLIFWICALAECERLPFDLPEAEEELVAGYQTEYAGMKFALFYLGSYINLVLSALLVSVLYLGGWGFPVPVEWLASALGQSPDAPLVQVITGSVGIVMTVLKAYALVFIAILLRWTTPRVRIDQLLDLGWKFLLPIALVNLLVTAGLKLAFPAFFGG from the coding sequence ATGGTCCCTGCACTTGCAGCCGTTGCCCCATCGGCCGTCGTCTCCGCCGTAGGCGTGGTCAGTCCAGGCCTTGATCTGGAATCGAGTTTCAGCGCCGCGCTGGAGGGCCTTGGCCTCACCCCGGCCGCCGCTCGCCTGCTCTGGCTGCCCCTGCCGATGCTGCTGGTGCTGGTGGCGGCCGTCGTCGGGGTGCTCGTGACCGTCTGGTTGGAGCGCAAGATTTCGGCGGCGGTTCAGCAACGGATCGGCCCCGAATACGCCGGGGCCCTCGGCGTGCTTCAGCCCATCGCCGACGGCCTCAAGCTCCTGGTCAAGGAAGATGTGATCCCGGCCAAGGCCGACGGGCTGCTGTTCACGCTCGGGCCGATCCTGGTGGTGGTGCCGGTGATCCTTTCCTGGCTGGTGGTGCCCTTCGGCCAGCACCTGCTGATCAGCAACGTGGGGGTGGGCATCTTCCTCTGGATTTCCCTAAGCAGCATCCAGCCCATTGGCCTGTTGATGAGCGGTTACTCCAGCAACAACAAATACGCGCTGCTCGGGGGCCTGCGGGCGGCGGCCCAGTCGATCAGCTACGAGATTCCCCTCGCCCTGGCGGTGCTGGCGGTGGTGATGATGAGCAATTCGCTCTCCACCGTCGACATCGTCGATCAGCAGAACGGTGCCGGCATCCTCAGCTGGAACATCTGGCGCCAGCCGGTGGGTTTCCTGATCTTCTGGATCTGTGCCCTGGCCGAATGCGAGCGCCTGCCCTTTGACCTCCCTGAAGCGGAGGAGGAACTGGTGGCTGGCTATCAGACGGAATACGCGGGCATGAAGTTCGCCCTCTTCTACCTGGGCAGCTACATCAACCTCGTGCTCTCGGCCCTGTTGGTGTCCGTGCTCTACCTCGGCGGCTGGGGCTTCCCGGTGCCGGTGGAGTGGCTGGCCTCGGCCCTGGGTCAGTCCCCCGATGCCCCCTTGGTGCAGGTGATCACCGGCTCGGTCGGCATTGTGATGACCGTGCTCAAGGCCTACGCGCTGGTGTTCATCGCCATCCTGCTGCGCTGGACCACACCCCGGGTGCGCATCGACCAGCTGCTGGATCTGGGCTGGAAGTTCCTGCTTCCGATTGCCCTGGTCAACCTGCTGGTCACCGCCGGTCTCAAGTTGGCGTTCCCCGCCTTTTTCGGCGGCTGA
- the ndhI gene encoding NAD(P)H-quinone oxidoreductase subunit I, producing the protein MFGFLKQVGDYTKDAVSAARYITDGLSVTFDHLKRRPITVQYPYEKLIPSERYRGRIHFEFDKCIACEVCVRVCPINLPVVDWVANKETKKKELRNYSIDFGVCIFCGNCVEYCPTNCLSMTEEYELAAFDRHSLNYDNVALGRLPTSVTTDPAVTPLKEFGYLPKGVIDPHGVDPSRPRAGARPDQILAAQAAAAPAPDSGAPS; encoded by the coding sequence ATGTTCGGTTTCCTGAAACAGGTCGGTGACTACACCAAGGACGCGGTCAGCGCTGCCAGGTACATCACCGATGGCCTGTCGGTCACCTTCGATCACCTCAAGCGCCGCCCGATCACGGTTCAGTACCCCTACGAAAAGCTGATTCCCTCGGAGCGTTACCGGGGCCGCATCCACTTCGAGTTTGACAAGTGCATCGCCTGTGAGGTCTGTGTGCGGGTCTGCCCGATCAACCTGCCGGTGGTGGATTGGGTCGCGAATAAAGAGACCAAGAAAAAGGAACTCCGAAATTACTCGATTGATTTCGGGGTCTGCATCTTCTGCGGCAACTGCGTCGAGTACTGCCCCACCAACTGCCTCTCGATGACCGAGGAGTATGAGCTGGCGGCCTTCGATCGCCACAGCCTCAACTACGACAACGTCGCCCTCGGTCGACTGCCCACCAGCGTCACCACTGATCCGGCGGTCACCCCCCTCAAGGAATTTGGCTACTTGCCCAAGGGGGTCATCGATCCCCACGGAGTCGATCCGTCCCGTCCCCGCGCCGGTGCCCGGCCCGATCAGATCCTGGCGGCCCAGGCCGCTGCCGCCCCTGCCCCCGACAGCGGAGCCCCGTCCTGA
- a CDS encoding NADH-quinone oxidoreductase subunit J yields MTIASTAQYISFTALSITLVLGALGVVLLPNIVYSAFLLGGVFLSVAGLYLMLNASFVAAAQVLVYVGAVNVLILFAIMLVNKKENMAAIPGLALRRVLSGAVCAGLFALLLRVDLTTSWALPGPVPLGDEATLRIGEHLFSDYLLPFELASVLLLMSMIGAIVLARRDVLVSDVITGEPVDQGLIEKERSPLLLDRSALESSLLENTP; encoded by the coding sequence ATGACCATCGCCTCCACCGCCCAGTACATCTCCTTCACTGCCCTCTCGATCACCCTTGTGCTGGGTGCCCTCGGGGTGGTGCTGCTGCCCAACATCGTCTATTCGGCCTTCCTGCTCGGGGGCGTGTTCCTTTCGGTGGCTGGTCTCTACCTGATGCTCAACGCCAGCTTCGTGGCTGCCGCCCAGGTGCTGGTCTATGTCGGCGCCGTGAACGTGCTGATCCTGTTCGCGATCATGCTCGTGAACAAGAAGGAAAACATGGCCGCCATCCCCGGGCTGGCCCTGCGCCGGGTGCTCTCCGGCGCGGTCTGCGCCGGCCTGTTCGCCTTGCTGTTGCGCGTCGATCTCACCACCTCCTGGGCCCTCCCCGGGCCGGTGCCCCTGGGGGATGAAGCCACCCTGCGCATCGGTGAACATCTGTTCAGCGACTACCTGCTGCCCTTCGAGCTGGCCTCGGTGCTGCTGTTGATGTCGATGATCGGCGCGATCGTGCTGGCCCGCCGCGACGTGCTTGTGAGCGATGTGATCACCGGTGAGCCGGTGGATCAAGGTCTGATCGAGAAGGAGCGCAGCCCCCTGCTGCTGGATCGCTCCGCCCTGGAATCGTCCCTGCTGGAGAATACCCCATGA
- the nuoK gene encoding NADH-quinone oxidoreductase subunit NuoK has protein sequence MSLELPTTIPLQAYLVLAALLFCTGVWGLINSRNAVRVLMSIELMLNGVNINLMAFSSYVDGQLIRGQVFAIFVICVAAAEAAVGLAILLSLYRNRETVDMERFNLLRW, from the coding sequence ATGAGCCTTGAACTCCCCACCACCATCCCCCTGCAGGCCTACCTGGTGCTGGCGGCGCTGCTGTTCTGCACGGGCGTCTGGGGGCTGATCAACAGCCGCAATGCCGTAAGGGTGCTGATGAGCATCGAGTTGATGCTCAACGGCGTCAACATCAACCTCATGGCCTTCTCCAGCTACGTCGACGGTCAGCTGATCCGCGGCCAGGTGTTCGCGATCTTCGTGATCTGCGTGGCGGCGGCCGAGGCGGCCGTTGGGCTGGCGATTTTGCTCTCCCTCTACCGCAACCGTGAAACCGTCGACATGGAACGCTTCAACCTGCTGCGCTGGTAG
- a CDS encoding NAD(+) kinase — MRLEMVWLIHRAGSALAQRQARRCASDLRSQGIAVAMAASGLDLDPYPSLIAAGADLPDLALVLGGDGTVLGASRHLGPLGVPILSFNVGGHLGFLTHDRKLLRLRDGDGAAREPNLWQRLREDRFALERRMMLEASLEGEAPLSPAAGAAGTAPAADSADDAAAVHTALNDFYVRPSLETLSPTCDLELAIDGEVIDHFRGDGLIIATPTGSTGYAMAAGGPILHPGLDAIVVTPICPMSLSSRTVVVPPRAQLVIRPLGEPGRRVRLWKDGAQAGELVPGERCVVRRSRHQALMVVLEQSPSYYRTLTHKLHWAGSLSAAESARPGGPRGG; from the coding sequence ATGCGCCTGGAGATGGTCTGGCTGATCCATCGGGCCGGCAGCGCTCTGGCCCAACGCCAGGCACGCCGCTGCGCCTCAGATCTGCGCAGCCAGGGCATCGCCGTGGCGATGGCCGCCAGCGGCCTGGACCTGGACCCCTACCCGTCCCTGATCGCGGCAGGCGCTGACCTGCCCGATCTGGCCCTGGTCTTGGGGGGCGATGGCACGGTGCTGGGGGCCTCCCGTCACCTGGGACCGCTGGGGGTGCCGATCCTCAGTTTCAATGTCGGCGGGCACCTGGGCTTCCTCACCCACGACCGCAAGCTGCTGCGCCTCAGGGACGGCGATGGCGCCGCCCGGGAGCCCAACCTCTGGCAACGCCTGCGCGAGGACCGCTTCGCCCTTGAGCGCCGCATGATGCTGGAGGCCTCCCTGGAAGGCGAAGCCCCGCTCAGCCCTGCGGCTGGGGCGGCAGGCACAGCACCGGCAGCAGACTCTGCCGACGACGCGGCGGCGGTTCACACCGCCCTGAACGATTTCTACGTGCGCCCCAGCCTGGAAACCCTTTCGCCCACCTGCGATCTGGAACTGGCCATCGATGGCGAGGTCATCGACCACTTCCGCGGCGACGGCCTGATCATCGCCACCCCCACCGGCTCCACCGGCTATGCCATGGCCGCCGGTGGTCCGATCCTGCATCCGGGACTGGACGCGATCGTGGTCACCCCGATCTGCCCGATGAGCCTCTCCAGCCGCACCGTGGTGGTGCCGCCCCGGGCCCAGCTGGTGATTCGCCCCCTCGGGGAGCCCGGCCGTCGGGTGCGCCTCTGGAAAGACGGCGCCCAGGCCGGGGAACTGGTGCCCGGCGAACGCTGTGTGGTGCGCCGTTCACGCCACCAGGCCCTGATGGTGGTGCTGGAGCAGAGCCCCTCCTACTACCGCACCCTCACCCACAAACTGCATTGGGCCGGCAGCCTTTCTGCGGCCGAATCAGCGCGGCCCGGCGGACCCCGGGGCGGCTGA